One segment of Salvelinus fontinalis isolate EN_2023a chromosome 12, ASM2944872v1, whole genome shotgun sequence DNA contains the following:
- the acot11b gene encoding acyl-coenzyme A thioesterase 11b isoform X4 — translation MSCEKGDGDPMEDPLFILESGEVYRNPTEVKMSQIVMPCHANHCGELSVGQLLKWMDSTACLSAERHAGSPCITASVDDIHFEHTIGVGQVVNIKAKVNRAFTSSMEVGITVNCEDLFSSCQWNVCNAFATFVARRTEEGKVQLKQVIPRTQTEQMEYSIAAERRRMRLTHAEIITDLLSNNTAQLGECQEYQGAVSAERTRVESVELVLPPHANHQVSTFGGQIMAWMENVATIAACRLCNAHPTLRTIDMFHFRGPSHIGDRLVLKAIVNNAFKHSMEVGVCAEAYQGAGALRHINSAFMTFEVLDKDRKPRTLPRIRPEPVDGKRRYQEAIARKKIRLDRKYIISCKQTEVPLSVPWDISNQMYLSYNNVSALKIMAARSNWMLSSEKNKVSLYTLEENQILCFKVETHVTVPAEQAFHLLSDLRRRHEWDRHYQKCDVIIQADEDDTIYRVATPCVSKGGKGQDFILLASRRKPCDSRDPYLIALRSVTLPTHPATEDYTRGEVLCAGFSIWEESNAVTKISYYNQATPGVLPYISNDIAGLSSSFYGTFHSCNKYLEENRDSLAVLPPSDL, via the exons ATGTCGTGTGAGAAGGGCGACGGAGACCCCATGGAGGATCCCCTCTTCATCCTGGAGAGTGGCGAGGTGTACAGGAACCCCACAGAGGTCAAGATGAGCCAAATCGTGATGCCCTGCCACGCCAACCACTGTGGAGAGCTCAGCGTAGGACAGCTGCTCAAGTGGATGGACTCCACAGCCTGCCTGTCTG CTGAAAGACACGCTGGGTCTCCCTGTATTACTGCCTCTGTTGACGACATCCACTTTGAGCACACTATAGG AGTCGGACAGGTTGTTAACATCAAGGCAAAAGTGAACAGAGCCTTCACATCCAGCATGGAG GTGGGCATCACGGTAAACTGTGAGGACCTGTTCAGTAGCTGCCAGTGGAACGTGTGCAATGCCTTTGCCACCTTTGTGGCGCGACGCACCGAGGAGGGGAAG gtGCAGCTGAAGCAGGTGATTCCACGGACGCAGACCGAGCAGATGGAGTACAGCATCGctgcagagaggaggaggatgagactgACTCATGCTGAGATCATCACAGACCTACTGAGCAACAACACAGCTCAACTAG GAGAGTGTCAGGAATACCAGGGTGCGGTGTCAGCAGAGCGAACACGGGTGGAGAGCGTGGAGTTGGTGCTGCCTCCCcatgccaaccaccaggtcagCACCTTCGGGGGTCAGATCATGGCCTGGATGGAGAACGTGGCCACCATCGCAGCATG TCGTCTGTGTAATGCTCACCCCACTCTGAGGACCATAGACATGTTCCACTTCCGGGGCCCGTCTCACATCGGTGACCGGCTGGTGCTAAAGGCCATTGTTAACAATGCCTTCAAACACAG TATGGAGGTGGGTGTATGTGCAGAGGCCTACCAGGGTGCGGGTGCATTGCGGCACATCAACAGCGCCTTCATGACCTTTGAGGTGCTGGACAAGGACAGGAAGCCACGTACATTACCCCGGATACGACCCGAACCTGTG GATGGGAAGAGGCGCTATCAGGAGGCTATTGCTAGGAAGAAGATCCGTCTGGATAG AAAGTACATAATCTCCTGCAAGCAAACGGAGGTTCCTCTGTCTGTGCCCTGGGACATCAGCAACCAG ATGTATCTCAGCTACAACAATGTGTCTGCACTGAAAATAATGGCTGCTCGAAGCAACTGGATGTTAAGCTCTGAGAAAAATAAG GTCAGCCTGTACACGCTGGAGGAGAACCAGATACTGTGTTTTAAGGTGGAGACTCATGTCACTGTTCCTGCTGAACAGGCATTCCATCTGCTCTCAGACCTGCGCAGGAGACATGAGTGGGACAGGCATTACCA AAAGTGTGATGTGATCATCCAGGCAGATGAGGATGACACTATCTACCGCGTGGCCACTCCGTGTGTCAGTAAGGGGGGGAAGGGCCAGGACTTCATCCTCCTGGCCTCTAGGAGGAAGCCCTGTGACTCCAG GGACCCGTACCTGATTGCCCTGCGCTCTGTCACCCTGCCGACCCACCCTGCCACTGAGGACTACACCCGGGGGGAGGTGCTCTGTGCCGGCTTCAGTATCTGGGAGGAGTCCAACGCTGTCACCAAG ATCTCCTACTACAACCAAGCCACGCCAGGAGTCCTCCCTTACATCTCCAACGACATTGCAGGCCTTTCCTCAAGTTTCTACGGCACCTTCCACTCCTGCAACAAGTACctggaggagaacagagacagCCTGGCCGTCCTGCCCCCCTCTGACCTGTGA
- the lrriq3 gene encoding leucine-rich repeat and IQ domain-containing protein 3 translates to MDSLDAQRKYLVTCSESLILSHGQGPGLDLVEKETDPQQVVMVNLSCLLLKNLDNVGSCRSLRVCILADNFISTIDALITCVHIVKLDLKGNQITQLPGVVFWDSLRRLQLLHLHDNNMGTRKNIEGLSGCPNLTALTLYDTPLSLKGNYRHCIINSIWSLKALDNFVVSDEEIIENWILPLHFKTLCRNFYLNLYPAAKGPYQREMRAIHKIISEVNRIQSVYSPTLIIQRWIRGHLTRKRLGLVPAVPSRERFSIRVHLSPIASVETDSQQTQEETWVKECTAKQHLQVLQEVVTSQASLEAKKQKDISPPHNTTQNSKTMRSNRAKYSEAEREFTAAEEFYEEKLGKMCFRLIGFKALVHQVEPVSNMLISRQQGGRDIRSAIRLFHTQRPEPPKLPHPRPPLINAEKRLMGRCLGSISLAPFQVIQRAYRMREQAEALQRRAQQVAHSQARREGAQGQRHGLLEARREVVLQVREKEQKEVEGALALLRASRDREVQEVRQKHAVFLEVKRRRASERAMVIAFSRQHAFLSKTVNRHAVRQRQSHAQQERSVMVASSRQQSRIQRERIKGCIEDRQQSLKEEAITSRVNRDTYLATKHTNQLLRAQERVASVKASHAKMEVLHPVPVNQTA, encoded by the exons ATGGATTCACTTGATGCCCAAAGGAAATACCTGGTGACCTGCTCGGAGTCCCTTATATTAAGCCATGgacagggaccaggtttggacctGGTGGAGAAAGAGACTGACCCTCAACAGGTTGTTATGGTCAATCTGAGCTGCTTACTGCTGAAAAACCTGGATAATGTGGGAAGCTGCAGGTCACTAAGAGTATGCATCTTGGCGGACAATTTTATATCCACGATAGATGCTCTCATCACATGTGTGCATATAGTGAAGTTGGATCTTAAAGGAAATCAG ATAACCCAACTCCCCGGCGTAGTGTTCTGGGACAGCCTGAGACGACTCCAGCTGCTCCATctccatgacaacaacatggggaCTAGAAAGAACATTGAGGGTTTGTCAGGCTGTCCTAACCTCACAGCATTGACCCTCTACGACACACCGCTCAGCCTAAAGGGAAACTACAGACACTGCATCATCAACAGCATCTGGTCACTGAAGGCTCTGGATAACTTTGTGGTCTCTGACGAGGAGATCATTGAAAACTGGATCCTCCCTCTGCATTTCAAAACCCTCTGTCGTAATTTTTACTTGAACCTCTATCCAGCAGCTAAG GGGCCTTATCAGAGAGAAATGAGAGCAATCCATAAGATTATATCAGAGGTCAATAGGATCCAGTCCGTTTATTCTCCAACGTTGATCATCCAACGGTGGATCAGGGGACATCTGACCAGAAAAAGGCTTGG ACTTGTCCCTGCTGTGCCGAGCCGGGAGAGGTTCAGCATCAGAGTCCATCTGTCCCCCATTGCCTCTGTGGAGACAGACAGTCAACAGACCCAGGAGGAGACATGGGTCAAAGAGTGCACAGCTAAACAGCACCTGCAG GTTTTACAAGAGGTGGTGACAAGCCAGGCGTCTTTAGAGGCCAAGAAACAGAAAGACATCAGTCCTCCGCATAACACCACTCAGAACAGTAAGACCATGAGATCCAACAGAGCCAAGTACAGTGAGGCGGAAAGAG AATTCACTGCTGCAGAGGAGTTCTATGAAGAGAAGCTTGGGAAAATGTGTTTCCGCCTCATCGGCTTCAAGGCTCTGGTCCACCAGGTCGAGCCTGTCAGCAACATGCTCATCTCCCGGCAGCAGGGGGGACGGGACATCCGCAGCGCCATCCGCCTGTTCCACACACAGCGTCCCGAGCCTCCCAAGCTGCCCCACCCTCGACCACCCCTAATCAACGCCGAGAAGCGTCTGATGGGTCGCTGCCTTGGCTCCATCAGCCTAGCCCCCTTCCAGGTGATCCAGCGGGCCTACCGGATGAGGGAGCAGGCCGAGGCCCTGCAGAGGAGGGCCCAGCAGGTGGCCCATTCCCAAGCTCGGAGGGAGGGCGCCCAGGGCCAGCGCCACGGCCTCCTGGAGGCCCGCAGGGAGGTAGTGCTccaggtgagagagaaggagcagaaggAGGTGGAGGGGGCCCTGGCCCTGCTGAGAGCTAGCCGGGACAGGGAGGTGCAGGAGGTCAGGCAGAAACACGCTGTGTTCCTGGAGGTGAAGAGGAGGCGTGCATCGGAACGGGCCATGGTTATCGCCTTCAGCAGGCAGCATGCCTTCCTGTCCAAGACGGTCAACAGGCATGCTGTGCGGCAGAGGCAGAGTCACGCCCAGCAGGAGAGGAGTGTCATGGTTGCCAGCAGCAGGCAGCAGTCCAGGATTCAGAGGGAACGCATAAAGGGATGCATAGAGGACAG GCAACAGTCTCTAAAGGAGGAGGCCATTACATCCAGAGTGAACAGAGACACTTATCTGGCCACGAAGCACACCAACCAACTCCTCCGAGCCCAGGAGAGAGTGGCCAGTGTGAAGGCCAGCCATGCCAAGATGGAGGTCCTGCATCCTGTACCGGTCAACCAGACTGCCTGA
- the acot11b gene encoding acyl-coenzyme A thioesterase 11b isoform X3: MVCRFFYTRLKSFVLLNHSCKCDLTICRKVPFGRPVYWTSLLLLHEVACPASTRQSRVMSCEKGDGDPMEDPLFILESGEVYRNPTEVKMSQIVMPCHANHCGELSVGQLLKWMDSTACLSAERHAGSPCITASVDDIHFEHTIGVGQVVNIKAKVNRAFTSSMEVGITVNCEDLFSSCQWNVCNAFATFVARRTEEGKVQLKQVIPRTQTEQMEYSIAAERRRMRLTHAEIITDLLSNNTAQLGECQEYQGAVSAERTRVESVELVLPPHANHQVSTFGGQIMAWMENVATIAACMEVGVCAEAYQGAGALRHINSAFMTFEVLDKDRKPRTLPRIRPEPVDGKRRYQEAIARKKIRLDRKYIISCKQTEVPLSVPWDISNQMYLSYNNVSALKIMAARSNWMLSSEKNKVSLYTLEENQILCFKVETHVTVPAEQAFHLLSDLRRRHEWDRHYQKCDVIIQADEDDTIYRVATPCVSKGGKGQDFILLASRRKPCDSRDPYLIALRSVTLPTHPATEDYTRGEVLCAGFSIWEESNAVTKISYYNQATPGVLPYISNDIAGLSSSFYGTFHSCNKYLEENRDSLAVLPPSDL; the protein is encoded by the exons ATGGTGTGCAGATTTTTTTACACGAGACTGAAAAGTTTTGTTTTGCTTAATCATTCATGCAAATGTGACCTGACCATCTGCAGAAAAGTTCCCTTTGG TAGACCAGTCTATTGGACGTCACTGCTACTGCTCCACGAAGTCGCATGTCCGGCGAGCACGAGACAG TCCAGAGTCATGTCGTGTGAGAAGGGCGACGGAGACCCCATGGAGGATCCCCTCTTCATCCTGGAGAGTGGCGAGGTGTACAGGAACCCCACAGAGGTCAAGATGAGCCAAATCGTGATGCCCTGCCACGCCAACCACTGTGGAGAGCTCAGCGTAGGACAGCTGCTCAAGTGGATGGACTCCACAGCCTGCCTGTCTG CTGAAAGACACGCTGGGTCTCCCTGTATTACTGCCTCTGTTGACGACATCCACTTTGAGCACACTATAGG AGTCGGACAGGTTGTTAACATCAAGGCAAAAGTGAACAGAGCCTTCACATCCAGCATGGAG GTGGGCATCACGGTAAACTGTGAGGACCTGTTCAGTAGCTGCCAGTGGAACGTGTGCAATGCCTTTGCCACCTTTGTGGCGCGACGCACCGAGGAGGGGAAG gtGCAGCTGAAGCAGGTGATTCCACGGACGCAGACCGAGCAGATGGAGTACAGCATCGctgcagagaggaggaggatgagactgACTCATGCTGAGATCATCACAGACCTACTGAGCAACAACACAGCTCAACTAG GAGAGTGTCAGGAATACCAGGGTGCGGTGTCAGCAGAGCGAACACGGGTGGAGAGCGTGGAGTTGGTGCTGCCTCCCcatgccaaccaccaggtcagCACCTTCGGGGGTCAGATCATGGCCTGGATGGAGAACGTGGCCACCATCGCAGCATG TATGGAGGTGGGTGTATGTGCAGAGGCCTACCAGGGTGCGGGTGCATTGCGGCACATCAACAGCGCCTTCATGACCTTTGAGGTGCTGGACAAGGACAGGAAGCCACGTACATTACCCCGGATACGACCCGAACCTGTG GATGGGAAGAGGCGCTATCAGGAGGCTATTGCTAGGAAGAAGATCCGTCTGGATAG AAAGTACATAATCTCCTGCAAGCAAACGGAGGTTCCTCTGTCTGTGCCCTGGGACATCAGCAACCAG ATGTATCTCAGCTACAACAATGTGTCTGCACTGAAAATAATGGCTGCTCGAAGCAACTGGATGTTAAGCTCTGAGAAAAATAAG GTCAGCCTGTACACGCTGGAGGAGAACCAGATACTGTGTTTTAAGGTGGAGACTCATGTCACTGTTCCTGCTGAACAGGCATTCCATCTGCTCTCAGACCTGCGCAGGAGACATGAGTGGGACAGGCATTACCA AAAGTGTGATGTGATCATCCAGGCAGATGAGGATGACACTATCTACCGCGTGGCCACTCCGTGTGTCAGTAAGGGGGGGAAGGGCCAGGACTTCATCCTCCTGGCCTCTAGGAGGAAGCCCTGTGACTCCAG GGACCCGTACCTGATTGCCCTGCGCTCTGTCACCCTGCCGACCCACCCTGCCACTGAGGACTACACCCGGGGGGAGGTGCTCTGTGCCGGCTTCAGTATCTGGGAGGAGTCCAACGCTGTCACCAAG ATCTCCTACTACAACCAAGCCACGCCAGGAGTCCTCCCTTACATCTCCAACGACATTGCAGGCCTTTCCTCAAGTTTCTACGGCACCTTCCACTCCTGCAACAAGTACctggaggagaacagagacagCCTGGCCGTCCTGCCCCCCTCTGACCTGTGA
- the acot11b gene encoding acyl-coenzyme A thioesterase 11b isoform X1 — protein sequence MVCRFFYTRLKSFVLLNHSCKCDLTICRKVPFGRPVYWTSLLLLHEVACPASTRQSRVMSCEKGDGDPMEDPLFILESGEVYRNPTEVKMSQIVMPCHANHCGELSVGQLLKWMDSTACLSAERHAGSPCITASVDDIHFEHTIGVGQVVNIKAKVNRAFTSSMEVGITVNCEDLFSSCQWNVCNAFATFVARRTEEGKVQLKQVIPRTQTEQMEYSIAAERRRMRLTHAEIITDLLSNNTAQLGECQEYQGAVSAERTRVESVELVLPPHANHQVSTFGGQIMAWMENVATIAACRLCNAHPTLRTIDMFHFRGPSHIGDRLVLKAIVNNAFKHSMEVGVCAEAYQGAGALRHINSAFMTFEVLDKDRKPRTLPRIRPEPVDGKRRYQEAIARKKIRLDRKYIISCKQTEVPLSVPWDISNQMYLSYNNVSALKIMAARSNWMLSSEKNKVSLYTLEENQILCFKVETHVTVPAEQAFHLLSDLRRRHEWDRHYQKCDVIIQADEDDTIYRVATPCVSKGGKGQDFILLASRRKPCDSRDPYLIALRSVTLPTHPATEDYTRGEVLCAGFSIWEESNAVTKISYYNQATPGVLPYISNDIAGLSSSFYGTFHSCNKYLEENRDSLAVLPPSDL from the exons ATGGTGTGCAGATTTTTTTACACGAGACTGAAAAGTTTTGTTTTGCTTAATCATTCATGCAAATGTGACCTGACCATCTGCAGAAAAGTTCCCTTTGG TAGACCAGTCTATTGGACGTCACTGCTACTGCTCCACGAAGTCGCATGTCCGGCGAGCACGAGACAG TCCAGAGTCATGTCGTGTGAGAAGGGCGACGGAGACCCCATGGAGGATCCCCTCTTCATCCTGGAGAGTGGCGAGGTGTACAGGAACCCCACAGAGGTCAAGATGAGCCAAATCGTGATGCCCTGCCACGCCAACCACTGTGGAGAGCTCAGCGTAGGACAGCTGCTCAAGTGGATGGACTCCACAGCCTGCCTGTCTG CTGAAAGACACGCTGGGTCTCCCTGTATTACTGCCTCTGTTGACGACATCCACTTTGAGCACACTATAGG AGTCGGACAGGTTGTTAACATCAAGGCAAAAGTGAACAGAGCCTTCACATCCAGCATGGAG GTGGGCATCACGGTAAACTGTGAGGACCTGTTCAGTAGCTGCCAGTGGAACGTGTGCAATGCCTTTGCCACCTTTGTGGCGCGACGCACCGAGGAGGGGAAG gtGCAGCTGAAGCAGGTGATTCCACGGACGCAGACCGAGCAGATGGAGTACAGCATCGctgcagagaggaggaggatgagactgACTCATGCTGAGATCATCACAGACCTACTGAGCAACAACACAGCTCAACTAG GAGAGTGTCAGGAATACCAGGGTGCGGTGTCAGCAGAGCGAACACGGGTGGAGAGCGTGGAGTTGGTGCTGCCTCCCcatgccaaccaccaggtcagCACCTTCGGGGGTCAGATCATGGCCTGGATGGAGAACGTGGCCACCATCGCAGCATG TCGTCTGTGTAATGCTCACCCCACTCTGAGGACCATAGACATGTTCCACTTCCGGGGCCCGTCTCACATCGGTGACCGGCTGGTGCTAAAGGCCATTGTTAACAATGCCTTCAAACACAG TATGGAGGTGGGTGTATGTGCAGAGGCCTACCAGGGTGCGGGTGCATTGCGGCACATCAACAGCGCCTTCATGACCTTTGAGGTGCTGGACAAGGACAGGAAGCCACGTACATTACCCCGGATACGACCCGAACCTGTG GATGGGAAGAGGCGCTATCAGGAGGCTATTGCTAGGAAGAAGATCCGTCTGGATAG AAAGTACATAATCTCCTGCAAGCAAACGGAGGTTCCTCTGTCTGTGCCCTGGGACATCAGCAACCAG ATGTATCTCAGCTACAACAATGTGTCTGCACTGAAAATAATGGCTGCTCGAAGCAACTGGATGTTAAGCTCTGAGAAAAATAAG GTCAGCCTGTACACGCTGGAGGAGAACCAGATACTGTGTTTTAAGGTGGAGACTCATGTCACTGTTCCTGCTGAACAGGCATTCCATCTGCTCTCAGACCTGCGCAGGAGACATGAGTGGGACAGGCATTACCA AAAGTGTGATGTGATCATCCAGGCAGATGAGGATGACACTATCTACCGCGTGGCCACTCCGTGTGTCAGTAAGGGGGGGAAGGGCCAGGACTTCATCCTCCTGGCCTCTAGGAGGAAGCCCTGTGACTCCAG GGACCCGTACCTGATTGCCCTGCGCTCTGTCACCCTGCCGACCCACCCTGCCACTGAGGACTACACCCGGGGGGAGGTGCTCTGTGCCGGCTTCAGTATCTGGGAGGAGTCCAACGCTGTCACCAAG ATCTCCTACTACAACCAAGCCACGCCAGGAGTCCTCCCTTACATCTCCAACGACATTGCAGGCCTTTCCTCAAGTTTCTACGGCACCTTCCACTCCTGCAACAAGTACctggaggagaacagagacagCCTGGCCGTCCTGCCCCCCTCTGACCTGTGA
- the acot11b gene encoding acyl-coenzyme A thioesterase 11b isoform X2: MVCRFFYTRLKSFVLLNHSCKCDLTICRKVPFGPVYWTSLLLLHEVACPASTRQSRVMSCEKGDGDPMEDPLFILESGEVYRNPTEVKMSQIVMPCHANHCGELSVGQLLKWMDSTACLSAERHAGSPCITASVDDIHFEHTIGVGQVVNIKAKVNRAFTSSMEVGITVNCEDLFSSCQWNVCNAFATFVARRTEEGKVQLKQVIPRTQTEQMEYSIAAERRRMRLTHAEIITDLLSNNTAQLGECQEYQGAVSAERTRVESVELVLPPHANHQVSTFGGQIMAWMENVATIAACRLCNAHPTLRTIDMFHFRGPSHIGDRLVLKAIVNNAFKHSMEVGVCAEAYQGAGALRHINSAFMTFEVLDKDRKPRTLPRIRPEPVDGKRRYQEAIARKKIRLDRKYIISCKQTEVPLSVPWDISNQMYLSYNNVSALKIMAARSNWMLSSEKNKVSLYTLEENQILCFKVETHVTVPAEQAFHLLSDLRRRHEWDRHYQKCDVIIQADEDDTIYRVATPCVSKGGKGQDFILLASRRKPCDSRDPYLIALRSVTLPTHPATEDYTRGEVLCAGFSIWEESNAVTKISYYNQATPGVLPYISNDIAGLSSSFYGTFHSCNKYLEENRDSLAVLPPSDL, encoded by the exons ATGGTGTGCAGATTTTTTTACACGAGACTGAAAAGTTTTGTTTTGCTTAATCATTCATGCAAATGTGACCTGACCATCTGCAGAAAAGTTCCCTTTGG ACCAGTCTATTGGACGTCACTGCTACTGCTCCACGAAGTCGCATGTCCGGCGAGCACGAGACAG TCCAGAGTCATGTCGTGTGAGAAGGGCGACGGAGACCCCATGGAGGATCCCCTCTTCATCCTGGAGAGTGGCGAGGTGTACAGGAACCCCACAGAGGTCAAGATGAGCCAAATCGTGATGCCCTGCCACGCCAACCACTGTGGAGAGCTCAGCGTAGGACAGCTGCTCAAGTGGATGGACTCCACAGCCTGCCTGTCTG CTGAAAGACACGCTGGGTCTCCCTGTATTACTGCCTCTGTTGACGACATCCACTTTGAGCACACTATAGG AGTCGGACAGGTTGTTAACATCAAGGCAAAAGTGAACAGAGCCTTCACATCCAGCATGGAG GTGGGCATCACGGTAAACTGTGAGGACCTGTTCAGTAGCTGCCAGTGGAACGTGTGCAATGCCTTTGCCACCTTTGTGGCGCGACGCACCGAGGAGGGGAAG gtGCAGCTGAAGCAGGTGATTCCACGGACGCAGACCGAGCAGATGGAGTACAGCATCGctgcagagaggaggaggatgagactgACTCATGCTGAGATCATCACAGACCTACTGAGCAACAACACAGCTCAACTAG GAGAGTGTCAGGAATACCAGGGTGCGGTGTCAGCAGAGCGAACACGGGTGGAGAGCGTGGAGTTGGTGCTGCCTCCCcatgccaaccaccaggtcagCACCTTCGGGGGTCAGATCATGGCCTGGATGGAGAACGTGGCCACCATCGCAGCATG TCGTCTGTGTAATGCTCACCCCACTCTGAGGACCATAGACATGTTCCACTTCCGGGGCCCGTCTCACATCGGTGACCGGCTGGTGCTAAAGGCCATTGTTAACAATGCCTTCAAACACAG TATGGAGGTGGGTGTATGTGCAGAGGCCTACCAGGGTGCGGGTGCATTGCGGCACATCAACAGCGCCTTCATGACCTTTGAGGTGCTGGACAAGGACAGGAAGCCACGTACATTACCCCGGATACGACCCGAACCTGTG GATGGGAAGAGGCGCTATCAGGAGGCTATTGCTAGGAAGAAGATCCGTCTGGATAG AAAGTACATAATCTCCTGCAAGCAAACGGAGGTTCCTCTGTCTGTGCCCTGGGACATCAGCAACCAG ATGTATCTCAGCTACAACAATGTGTCTGCACTGAAAATAATGGCTGCTCGAAGCAACTGGATGTTAAGCTCTGAGAAAAATAAG GTCAGCCTGTACACGCTGGAGGAGAACCAGATACTGTGTTTTAAGGTGGAGACTCATGTCACTGTTCCTGCTGAACAGGCATTCCATCTGCTCTCAGACCTGCGCAGGAGACATGAGTGGGACAGGCATTACCA AAAGTGTGATGTGATCATCCAGGCAGATGAGGATGACACTATCTACCGCGTGGCCACTCCGTGTGTCAGTAAGGGGGGGAAGGGCCAGGACTTCATCCTCCTGGCCTCTAGGAGGAAGCCCTGTGACTCCAG GGACCCGTACCTGATTGCCCTGCGCTCTGTCACCCTGCCGACCCACCCTGCCACTGAGGACTACACCCGGGGGGAGGTGCTCTGTGCCGGCTTCAGTATCTGGGAGGAGTCCAACGCTGTCACCAAG ATCTCCTACTACAACCAAGCCACGCCAGGAGTCCTCCCTTACATCTCCAACGACATTGCAGGCCTTTCCTCAAGTTTCTACGGCACCTTCCACTCCTGCAACAAGTACctggaggagaacagagacagCCTGGCCGTCCTGCCCCCCTCTGACCTGTGA